DNA sequence from the Mustela erminea isolate mMusErm1 unplaced genomic scaffold, mMusErm1.Pri scaffold_77_arrow_ctg1, whole genome shotgun sequence genome:
CCTTGCTGGATGGTGAATGGAGACCGTGCTCAGTTCTCTGCTGCAAGGATCTCTCCCACATTGTACCAGCTTCAgcaaggccagagagagagagagagagacagagacagagagaaagaaagggttgGCTTTGAGATGAAAGTCACAGTCCTTGGTAACTCAGCCCCTTGATGGTGCCATCTGCCATGGTTTAGAAGCACGTTACTTGACGGGAGGGAAATACAGGAGACCGTGAACACCAAGCGGTGGATAGCCTCTTGAAGGCCTTCTTGGAGTCTGCCTACCAGAACTCCTCCAtaatactgagtgaaaaaaatcaaatcagaattctctgtttaaaaatcagaaacatatgaaaatcaaactATGCTGTTTAGGTGTGCATACCTACCTCATTAAACcataaggaaaatgaatgaaaacgtTACTTGAAGAATCAGCACGGTAATCATCTGTAGCATCGAAAAAACGACTCTGGTCAACAAAGGACATATCAAGAGCCTTCTTGGTGGCAACAAAGTTCTATTTCGTGACTCAAGCTTTGGCTATACAAATATTTGCTCCATAACTGTTTTGTATCTTATGCTCTTATAGGTCACATGTTTTTCAGTCCTATGCATTTTCCATCAGAtgaaagaattgtttaaaaatttagggTGAACAGAAACCCATACtctatttaagatttaaaatgaaagcttaCCTTTAGGATTGGATGGCCACCCTACCATGAAATTTAAAGCTATGACTTCAAAGCAGTCTTGGAACGTCACTAGGACGGCACTGACTGAACTAGTGATACATGTGCATCAACATCAGTGATTCTTACAGGCAGAAGCCAAGTCAATGGTGCCCAACCAAAGAGAAATTCTGCAGACTATATGAACAgtatgtacacaaacacacacacacacacacacacacacacacaagcatgcacactAGACCTAGATGTAGTGTCTGTTTGATGTTCCAGATCAAAAGAGATCCATGGtaaaagaaaacctactgaaaCAGCAATCACCTCGGTGACTGAGAGGATGTTACTAAAGGGCAGGTGGGGCCCGTCCAgtataatggaaatgttctatccCGACAGGTGCGGGGATTACACGGATGGGCTTCTGTGTATCAAAATTCACCACTATGGTAGACTACACAAAGGATTTTTTAACTTCACTCTGTGTCAAGTCCACCAAAATCAGAAAGTCAATCATAAAAGGCAAACAAGAAAGAATGACGACATTATTTCTTTGTGAATAAATCTCTGTCTTAACAAATTGTCATCTTGGCCACTTTGCCTTCAACTTAGTTAAATGACACTACTATGGGCTCTTCTGGATCTTTGCATGGCATGttgcagttgtgtgtgtgtgcggtggGGGGGTGCTTCCTATAATCGAAAAGCAGTGGTGAGGAACCTGACAGAGGCACTTGCTCAAAGCACGAACGAACAGAATAGAGGAGTACGTCTCTAAGGATGGTCCCTGGGACTTCAACATCAACGTCATCTGGGTACTTGTCAGAAATGCCAAACCTCAGGCTCCCCATGTAATCAGAACCTGGAGGATGTGTCCCACATATTTAACAGGCCCTTCGGATGACTGCCGCATCCCAACGTTGGACTATCGCTAAGTAGAGCAGGCGAAACAGTAACTGAACAAAGTTACCTGGGCTAACATCCATTCCGATTTCCGGtggacacccccccacacccctacccaccccccacacacaaaatgtGCTGTACCTTTCCCAGGTCTGGGAATAAATTCTGAGGAGAGGCACATTTGTATTTTGCTACATTTCCTTTCCGTTCTGTTGAAGAGTATTCTTAAATACGAACGACTTTCAGAATCTAAAGACCATCCAGAGAAAGGCAACACAAAGATATGTGACCGCAAACTTAACGCTTCCGGAACTACGAATCAGGGCAGTGGCGGGAACCATTCAGATAGTGGCCTGCCACGGCTTTAGGGTAGACAACGTGACCCAAAGACAGAAACACCCCCCAGAAAACCCATTCCCATGGCAGAGGTCAGCAACgtcacacacacatagacagcTGTCCCCTTCCTCATTGCTCAACAGTGACCCATACTACAGGGCCTTTTCCTCCTGTCTCATGCCCCTTCCCACATGCCACCCTATGCACATGGAATTTCCTCCCCACTGACCATTGGAAGAAATGCACAACCAGAGATAGGTTGGCCCCGATCCCATCCTGCTAGGGGATACacgaggggagaggaagaatgtAATTGCAAATGCCACCTATCAGGTAACAGCCctctgcagaggaagaggagaagacagtGGTCCAGAAGATGCCAGTGGTGTGAgtcaggaggaaaagcagaccTGACAGAACTGATCccatctagaaaagaaaatttgtgtcCCACGAGCTCAAACCATTACATAGGCAAACACTGCTGTGCCTCTGATAATTACTTAAATAATGGGTAAACAACAACAAGGAAGACGTGTTGACAAATCACCCGGTTTGGGCAGTATATAGAGGCCACGGCACGAGGACAGACACTTCCACACTCAAGACCTTCGCTTTCCTGGAAACCCACCCAGAACCTCCAGCCTCTGACACCATGGTCAACTCCTGTTGTGGCTCCGTCTGCTCTGACCAGGGCTGTGGCGAGGAGTCCTGCTGCCGCCCCAGctgctgccagaccacctgctgcaggaccacctgctgccgccccagctgctgtgtgtccagctgctgccagccctcgtgctgtggctccagctgctgcaggcccagctgctgcacctctagctgctgccgccccacctgctgccagaccacctgctgcaggaccacctgctgccgtcccagctgctgtgtgtccagctgctgccgcccctcctgctgtggctccagctgctgtggctccagctgctgcaggcccagctgctgcatctctagctgctgccgcccctcctgctgtggctccagctgctgtggctccagctgctgcaggcccagctgctgcacctctagctgctgccgccccacctgctgccagaccacctgctgcaggaccacctgctgccgcccaagctgctgtgtgcccagctgctgccgcccctcctgctgtggctccagctgctgccgccccacctgctgccagaccacctgctgtaggaccacctgctgccgccccagctgctgtgtgtccagctgctgccgccccagctGTTGCTAgaccacctgctgctccccaacCTGCTCTAGTGGCTTCTGCTGCTGAGGATCCTGGCCTGCACCCCGCTGTCTTTCATCAACCAATCTTCCTCAGCTAGTCCCACTGAGCACGGAATCGTGACAGGCCAACTGTCAAACCTCAGTTCCGGCCGCCCTTTCAACCTACGTGGCCTCCAAATGTACTCCCCCACCAACAAcaccctcttccccacctccttcttaCTAGCTCCCTCCCAAGGGAATACGGACCTTGCATGTTCTCTGAAATCTCTCAGCCAGCGTGTCATCCCAAGCACACTCTTCTTTCCTGCCAGGTCTCCTCATACAGAGATGCTCCTATACCTCAAATAAACCTGAACGTCTCCGGGCATACAGATCGAAGGGCCTTGTGTCTCATTATTTTTCCCTCGTGAACTGTTATGCTTAGCAGGTCGGATGCATTTCTGGTGCTCCCTGCAGAAAGGGGAGTCCACCGCAGACGACTTCAGGATTTCCACCTCTATCCCCTCAGCACTCTCCATGCCGACATCGACACTGGTGGTTTATAGCAAGCCCCcgctgctctctgctgagcccttTGTCTAGATGAGGGAGGAAATTCTTGGCAGGCCACAGCTAGGGAGAGGAAGTCTCGAGGAGAAGTCCTCAACCAGTGGGCAGCACTTGGTGGATGAAGTGCTCTAGCCCCTTTAGCCCCTATCCCCTCGAGTGGGGGGTGTGAGACCGGGGGCCTCAGCCAGGACTGCACCTCAGCTACCTACAGGGCTTACCTGCTCTGGAAATCATTCTGGATTGGCTTCCATCCCTTCCCTGCATCACTCCTCACGTTCCCTACGGCACTTCTTGAGATCACCTCCCAAACAAACTACTTGCTCTCAGACCTCTGTTGTTGGAGTCTGCTCCGGACATCACCCTAACGCCAGCCTTCCGGAGCTCAGGATCAGGGCCTTCAAAACATCTCCATACAACAGGCTCGGTAACCGTGGTGGCTGGCCACCCCGAGCATGAATCTCCCTGAAGCACTTAATCTTTTCACTATATGCTGTTTCTTCCTACAGTACTTGCACACTTGGTCTTAGACTATTAGTCTCCAATTCCTAAAGTATCATTCTCCGCCCCTGAGGGACAGGACACTCTCCCATGAGGAACTCAGACCATCATGTTAGGAGCTGTCTCCCTAGAGGAGGCCTGTTTGAGGGGAACTGTCCCCATCTGTGATGCTTACACCGCACTCAAAAAACCAGAGACTAAAACACGATGTGCAAGGGAGAGCTCTCGGGAGAAATGCgtaagaaacagagggagagggcacctgggtggctcagttggctaagcaactgtcttcggctcaggtcatggtcccggtgtcccgggatcgagtcccgcatcgggctcccagctccatgggaagtctgcctctccctctgaacttctcacctctcatgttctctctctctcactgtttctctctccaaaaagtaaataaaatcattaaaaaaaaga
Encoded proteins:
- the LOC116584036 gene encoding keratin-associated protein 4-2-like isoform X5 gives rise to the protein MVNSCCGSVCSDQGCGEESCCRPSCCQTTCCRTTCCRPSCCVSSCCQPSCCGSSCCRPSCCTSSCCRPTCCQTTCCRTTCCRPSCCVPSCCTSSCCRPTCCQTTCCRTTCCRPSCCVPSCCRPSCCGSSCCRPTCCQTTCCRTTCCRPSCCVSSCCRPSCC
- the LOC116584036 gene encoding keratin-associated protein 4-4-like isoform X3, with the translated sequence MVNSCCGSVCSDQGCGEESCCRPSCCQTTCCRTTCCRPSCCVCCTSSCCRPTCCQTTCCRTTCCRPSCCVSSCCRPSCCGSSCCGSSCCRPSCCISSCCRPSCCGSSCCGSSCCRPSCCTSSCCRPTCCQTTCCRTTCCRPSCCVPSCCRPSCCGSSCCRPTCCQTTCCRTTCCRPSCCVSSCCRPSCC
- the LOC116584036 gene encoding keratin-associated protein 4-11-like isoform X2 yields the protein MVNSCCGSVCSDQGCGEESCCRPSCCQTTCCRTTCCRPSCCVSSCCQPSCCTSSCCRPTCCQTTCCRTTCCRPSCCVSSCCRPSCCGSSCCGSSCCRPSCCISSCCRPSCCGSSCCGSSCCRPSCCTSSCCRPTCCQTTCCRTTCCRPSCCVPSCCRPSCCGSSCCRPTCCQTTCCRTTCCRPSCCTTCCRTTCCRPSCCVSSCCRPSCC
- the LOC116584036 gene encoding keratin-associated protein 4-2-like isoform X1, whose amino-acid sequence is MVNSCCGSVCSDQGCGEESCCRPSCCQTTCCRTTCCRPSCCVSSCCQPSCCGSSCCRPSCCTSSCCRPTCCQTTCCRTTCCRPSCCVSSCCRPSCCGSSCCGSSCCRPSCCISSCCRPSCCGSSCCGSSCCRPSCCTSSCCRPTCCQTTCCRTTCCRPSCCVPSCCRPSCCGSSCCRPTCCQTTCCRTTCCRPSCCTTCCRTTCCRPSCCVSSCCRPSCC
- the LOC116584036 gene encoding keratin-associated protein 4-4-like isoform X4, yielding MVNSCCGSVCSDQGCGEESCCRPSCCQTTCCRTTCCRPSCCVCCTSSCCRPTCCQTTCCRTTCCRPSCCVSSCCRPSCCGSSCCGSSCCRPSCCTSSCCRPTCCQTTCCRTTCCRPSCCVPSCCRPSCCGSSCCRPTCCQTTCCRTTCCRPSCCVSSCCRPSCC